The genomic window TAACGTCGCGTGCGGGCCGGCCATCGGCGGGGTGCGCATGGCTCCGGATGTGACGCTGGAGGAGGTCTGTCGGCTCGCGCGGGCGATGACCTTCAAGAACGCCGCCGCCGGGTTGCCGCATGGGGGCGGCAAGTCCGGTATCCTCGCCGACCCAACCTGCTCGCCGCCGCAGAAGGAGGCGCTCGTCCGTACCTTTGCGCGGATGATCAGGGAGCTCACCGAGTACATTCCGGGCCCGGACATGGGGACCAACGAGGCGTGCATGGCGTGGATCAAGGACGAGATCGACCGGGCCGTTGGCCTGCCGCGGGCGCTGGGCGGCATTCCGCTCGATGAGATCGGGGCGACCGGCTTCGGTCTCGCCGTGGCGGCCGAGGTCGCGACGGCGGAAGCTGCGCTGTCCCTGAAGGGAGCGCGTGTGGCCATTCATGGGTTCGGTGCGGTAGGTCAGCACGCGGCACGCTTCCTCGTCCAGCGGGGTGCGCGGGTCGTCGCCGCGTCCGACAGCCGAGGCGCGACCTACAACTGCGACGGGCTCGATGTGGACGCGCTGATCGCGCACAAGCGGGCCGGTCGGGGAGTGAGCGCGTTCCCGACGGGTTCTCCGATGAAGAGCGAGGACGTGATCGCCGTCGAGTGTGAGATCTGGATTCCTGCGGCGCGCCCGGACACGCTGACCGCGGACAATGTGGGTCGCCTTCGGGCCAAGCTGGTGCTCCAGGGTGCAAACATTCCCGCGACCGACTCGGCAGAGGAAGAGATGCATGCCCGTGGAATCCTGAACCTGCCGGATTTCGTCGTGAATGCCGGCGGTGTGATCTGCGCGGCGGTCGAGTACCACGGCGGTACCCAGGCCCAGGCCTTCGCGACGATCGAGGAGAGGATCCGGGCCAATACCGGCGAGGTGCTGGAGCGCAGCCGGACGCATCACCTACGCCCACGGCAAGCCGCCACTCAAATGGTGCGGAGCCGGATCGATGAAGCGATGCAGTACCGGAGGCCCTGAGAGCGTAGCCAACACCCGTTCTCAGTCATGGCTCGCTTCGCCCGAGGGTCTTCCCTCGGAACCTGCCGTGTCACAGCACCGCCTCGCTGAGACTTGGGTCACGGCCCGGCTCCCGTCGCTCAAGTCGCTGCCAGCCTGCGGTCAGAAGCAGCGCGACCACCGTCCCGCAGGTCGCCGCGAGCATGTCGTGCTGCGCGTCCCAAGGGTCGCCCTGCGCCCCGAGGAAGGCCGCCCCGAGATCGGGTCGGGTGAGCTGGGCCACCACCGACTCGATGATCTCCCAGGCCCCGGCCAGCCCGAGCTGGGTCATGAAGGCCAGGTAGAAGAGCAGCAGGCGCCGGGCGCCGGTGAGCCGGCGGAAGACCTCCAGGAGAGGGTAGGTGAGGAGGAGGCCGAAGGCGAAGTGCGTGACCCGGTCGAAGTGGTTCCGCTCCAACCCGAGGAGGCCCTGGAGCCAGTGACCGACGGGCACCTGCGCATAGGTGTAGTGGGCCCCGACGGTGTGAAACGCGAGGAAGCCCCCGACCAGCATGTACGAGGCGGTCGAGAGCGGCACGCTCCGGCGCCCGAAGACGAGGGCCCCGACGAAGGTCAGCGGCAGGATGCTCGAGAGGGCCCAATTCTGGGAATCGAGGGGCGCCAGGCCCATGGCGCCCCAGAAGACGAGATAACCGGCGAGTAACACTGACTGAATCATGCCGGATTCTACCCGGCCGGACTCGATGCCCGCAACTGATCGTGCCGGCCGGACCGCCAGCGGTGTGTCGCGGCGGTCGCGGCTGTGGCCACGATGGCCCCCAGGGCGGCCAGCGACATATCCTTCTGCGCGTCCCAAGGATCGCCCTGCGCCCCCACGTAGGCGATGCCGAGATCGCCGCCGAACACCACGGCGGCCCCCCACTCGATCAGCTCGAAGCTGGCCGAGCTCGAGATCGTCAGGTCCATCGGCAGGAAATACCCCCAGAACCCGCGCAGCCCCGTCACGCGAATGACGACCTCCCGGACCGGATACGTCAGGAGAAGCCCGTAGATGAAGTGCGCGATGCGGTCGAAGTTGTTCCGTTGCCAGCCGAGTGCCGCGTTGAGGCTCCGGCCGGTGAGCGCGGTGGCCCAGGCGTCGTACGGAACCTCGGAGTAGGTGTAGTGCGCGCCGATCACGTGGAAGCAGAGGAACACGAAGATCAGGGTGTACGACAGGTGGGACAACGCCAAGCGCCGGTGCGCCAGGGCGAGGACGAGCACGGCAAGCACGACCAGCGCGTTCTCGAGCGCCCAGTCCGCGCGGTGGCGAGGCCGGATGGCCAGGAGGAGCCAGATGACAGCGAAGAGCGCAGCGAGTCCCGCGACGTAGCGGCGCCCGGGCACGTCACGCGTGCTCCGGTTCGACATGTACACCTCCTGACCGCTCGAAGTGGTATCGGAATCCGCTCGCGCGGCGGCGCCGCGCGCTCGTGCAAGGGTACCTCGTGTCGCGGGGCACGGCCGACCCATTCGAGGTGCCTGCGCCTCGTGGGTCGGGTTGCCGGCGGGGAGGTGACGCGGTCCAAGCTTCCAATTTCCTTTACGTTTCGATCCGGCACCGCTCATGCCGCATCTCCCGTCAAGTAAAGAATTTCGAGGTCGCGCGGTAGTTCGAGCTCATGGCCGACGTCCTGGAGCTCAAGGGTGAGAACCCGTT from Candidatus Rokuibacteriota bacterium includes these protein-coding regions:
- a CDS encoding Glu/Leu/Phe/Val dehydrogenase; protein product: MSVVARGIGDELGPAKILILREPRVGLEAVVVVDNVACGPAIGGVRMAPDVTLEEVCRLARAMTFKNAAAGLPHGGGKSGILADPTCSPPQKEALVRTFARMIRELTEYIPGPDMGTNEACMAWIKDEIDRAVGLPRALGGIPLDEIGATGFGLAVAAEVATAEAALSLKGARVAIHGFGAVGQHAARFLVQRGARVVAASDSRGATYNCDGLDVDALIAHKRAGRGVSAFPTGSPMKSEDVIAVECEIWIPAARPDTLTADNVGRLRAKLVLQGANIPATDSAEEEMHARGILNLPDFVVNAGGVICAAVEYHGGTQAQAFATIEERIRANTGEVLERSRTHHLRPRQAATQMVRSRIDEAMQYRRP
- a CDS encoding DUF2238 domain-containing protein translates to MIQSVLLAGYLVFWGAMGLAPLDSQNWALSSILPLTFVGALVFGRRSVPLSTASYMLVGGFLAFHTVGAHYTYAQVPVGHWLQGLLGLERNHFDRVTHFAFGLLLTYPLLEVFRRLTGARRLLLFYLAFMTQLGLAGAWEIIESVVAQLTRPDLGAAFLGAQGDPWDAQHDMLAATCGTVVALLLTAGWQRLERREPGRDPSLSEAVL
- a CDS encoding DUF2238 domain-containing protein: MSNRSTRDVPGRRYVAGLAALFAVIWLLLAIRPRHRADWALENALVVLAVLVLALAHRRLALSHLSYTLIFVFLCFHVIGAHYTYSEVPYDAWATALTGRSLNAALGWQRNNFDRIAHFIYGLLLTYPVREVVIRVTGLRGFWGYFLPMDLTISSSASFELIEWGAAVVFGGDLGIAYVGAQGDPWDAQKDMSLAALGAIVATAATAATHRWRSGRHDQLRASSPAG